CATGGAAGAGAAGAAGGTAGAAGGTAAAGTAGAACTTATTTCAGGAAGTCAGGCATTAATGGAATGCTTTATTCAGGAAGGGGTAGATACTATCTTCGGTTATCCAGGAGGAGCTATCATGCCTATTTATGATGCCCTTTATGACTATACAGACAGAATAGAGCATATTCTGGTTCGTCACGAACAAGGTGCTTCTCACGCTGCCGAAGGCTACGCCCGAAGCAGTGGTAGAGTAGGGGTTTGTATGGCAACTTCAGGCCCTGGTGCTACTAACTTGGTTACGGGAATAGCTGATGCTATTATTGACTGTACGCCTATGGTGGCTATTACTGGTCAAGTGGCATCTAATCTTTTGGGAACAGATGCATTCCAAGAAACGGATGTTATTGGAATTACAGCACCAGTTTGTAAGTGGAATTACCAAATTGTAGACCCTAATGAGATTCCTGAAATCTTAGCGAAAGCTTTTTATATAGCTAGAGCTGGAAAACCAGGTCCTGTGCTAATTGACATCACGAAAGATGCTCAAATATCTTTGATGTCTAAGCCTTTTGAATATAAAAAGGTAGAAGGCTTACCTGGGTATCACCCAAGAACAGTTCCTAAAATGGAACAGGTTGAAAAGGCCGCTGAATTAATCAATAATGCTAAGAAGCCATACATTTTGGTAGGTCATGGTGTGTTGATTTCGGAAGCAATGGAAGAGTTTAGGGAATTGGTAGAGCAAGGGGATATTCCTGTGGGAAGTACGCTTCTTGGCTTATCGGCTCTGTCTATTGAGCACCCAAACTATATGGGTTGGCTGGGAATGCATGGTATGTATGCCCCAAATGTAATGACAGATGAATGCGACGTTTTGATTGCTATCGGAATGCGTTTTGATGACCGAGTTACTGGTGATGCTACGCTTTTTGCGAAGCAAGCGAAGATAGTTCACATAGAAGTAGACCCAGCAGAAATTGACAAAATAAAAAGAGCAGATGCTCCAGTTGTTGGTGATGCAAAAGAAGCTTTAAAACTTCTTAATCCTTTAATTGAGAAGAAGGAGCGTGCTGCTTGGAAAAAAGAATTCCGCGATTTAGAAGCTGCGGAATATGAGGCAGTAACTGCGAGAGATTTAAAAAAAGAAGGTAAGATAAAAATGGCTGAGGTTGTCAGAATGGTTTCTGACAAAACTAATGGTGAGGCCTGTGTGGTAGTAGACGTAGGGCAACACCAAATGGTGACAGCCAGGTACTATGACTTTAAAAAACCACATTCTTATATAGCTTCTGGTGGTTTAGGAACAATGGGTTTCGCACTTCCAGCGGCTTTTGGTGCCAAAATGGGTGCTCCTGAAAGAGAAGTAGTTGCCTTCATTGGTGATGGTTGTTTTCAGATGACTATTCAAGAATTAGGAACAATTGCTCAAAAAGGACTTCCGGTGAAGATTATTATTTTGAATAATAACTTCTTAGGAATGGTGCGTCAGTGGCAACAGCTGTTTTTTGATAGAAGATATTCTTTTGTTGAATTACAAAACCCAGACTTTATCATGATAGGTAAAGGTTTTGGAATTGACGGTCATAAATGTGAGGAAAGAGCAGATTTGTCTGATTCTTTGGATAAGCTTTTAAACTCAGAAGGCTCTTACTTACTGGAAGTAGTTTGTGAAAAAGAAGAAAATGTGTTCCCAATGGTGCCCGCAGGAACGAGTGTGTCGGAAATACGATTGAAGTAGACTTTTTGATAATGGATATTCGAGTATTGGATATTGGTTGAGTTAATGAAATCGTATCAAGACCTAGATGTTTGGAAGAAAAGCAGAAAACTAGTATCT
This sequence is a window from Arcticibacterium luteifluviistationis. Protein-coding genes within it:
- the ilvB gene encoding biosynthetic-type acetolactate synthase large subunit; protein product: MATTAEIMEEKKVEGKVELISGSQALMECFIQEGVDTIFGYPGGAIMPIYDALYDYTDRIEHILVRHEQGASHAAEGYARSSGRVGVCMATSGPGATNLVTGIADAIIDCTPMVAITGQVASNLLGTDAFQETDVIGITAPVCKWNYQIVDPNEIPEILAKAFYIARAGKPGPVLIDITKDAQISLMSKPFEYKKVEGLPGYHPRTVPKMEQVEKAAELINNAKKPYILVGHGVLISEAMEEFRELVEQGDIPVGSTLLGLSALSIEHPNYMGWLGMHGMYAPNVMTDECDVLIAIGMRFDDRVTGDATLFAKQAKIVHIEVDPAEIDKIKRADAPVVGDAKEALKLLNPLIEKKERAAWKKEFRDLEAAEYEAVTARDLKKEGKIKMAEVVRMVSDKTNGEACVVVDVGQHQMVTARYYDFKKPHSYIASGGLGTMGFALPAAFGAKMGAPEREVVAFIGDGCFQMTIQELGTIAQKGLPVKIIILNNNFLGMVRQWQQLFFDRRYSFVELQNPDFIMIGKGFGIDGHKCEERADLSDSLDKLLNSEGSYLLEVVCEKEENVFPMVPAGTSVSEIRLK